In a single window of the Littorina saxatilis isolate snail1 linkage group LG3, US_GU_Lsax_2.0, whole genome shotgun sequence genome:
- the LOC138962851 gene encoding uncharacterized protein produces the protein MATGGSPTRRITFETPGSEEQTERDARVRARSLLKRKELERKEDIERQTRKEELDRQERQAERERQERQDERDRQERKEKDERDRQERERQAERQAERDRQDKKEKDELDRQERERQAERDRQDKKDELERQERQAERQAERDRQERKEKEQADRDLQLELARLQAEKGTLTQASAPTFVADRTRLPTFDDDKDELDDFLRRFERIASDQKWEEATWASRLSTCLKGRALQLYNALDDDEARDYQALKKALLQRFNLTAEAYRRRLRNSKRLSGELSHQFVARLNLYLRRWVEMAEKDWTVNDLADLIVMEQLMSSLRPEVVTFVQEHQPKTTQEAADWIRVHEDAQAISGKSSGSRPGKSGNSGSSGPKDGKDDQGHKGSSSRSDIQCYYCNKRGHVKKDCHRRQADQKGVHFVGSEELRDVTSSCTIPQLCVPCSRKHFQPHCNVYVNGVKGEGLRDTGADMIVVRASLVPAMAYTGDSIRVRMAEASHAYDLNTAVIKVVTPLFTGTIVAVVMDDPPCDLLIGNRVQFVDGVTREVPVYRSPDVISVLTRAQAEREDKPLKPLPAARAALGNVTPALLAKAQASDPTLATPREHAKSGKVKLSGKHGRSRFLRDKKLLYREFSNQEGTFKQVVVPREFREGVMATAHDSILGGHLGTKKTTDRVWRHFYWPGICTDVRRFCASCDKCQKVVAKGRVRKVPLEKMPLIDEPFRRVAVDIIGPILPASEDGNRYILTMVDYATRYPEAIPLKSIEATRVAEALVTMWSRLGIPSEVLTDRGTQFTGGVMAEAARLLSLEQHFTTPYHAQCNGLVERFNGTLKTMLRKLAQEKPRTWDRYIPALLFAYREVPQESLGFSPFELLYGRQVRGPMAILRQAWTDEEADEEVQTTATYIVELRNRIEETCKLAQENLGRAAQRYTRGFDRKARPRSFKIGERVLLLLPVKHNKLQLQWQGPFEVTARVGQNDYRIMMHGKARLYHANLLRAYIERTAYGEKNKDKKTEKVAVIRGETRGCSFLRTTFLSGNRPSTSAISSGCKVGKRQTYALGVDSPTVPIHGTRHSGRQQCWS, from the coding sequence atggctacagggggatctcctacgaggagaataacttttgagactcctggtagcgaggaacagacagagcgagacgcacgcgttagagcgcgtagtttgcttaagcgcaaggagttagaacgtaaggaagacatagagcgacagacgagaaaagaagagcttgacagacaagaacgacaggccgaacgtgagagacaggaacgacaagacgaacgtgacagacaagaacggaaagagaaagatgaacgagacagacaagaaagggaacgacaggccgaacgacaggccgaacgtgaccgacaggacaagaaagagaaagacgaacttgacagacaagaaagagaacgacaggccgaacgtgaccgtcaggataagaaagacgagcttgagagacaggaacgacaggccgaacgacaggccgaacgtgacagacaggaacggaaagagaaagagcaggcggatcgcgatctccagctagaactggctaggctacaggccgagaaaggtacgcttactcaggctagcgcgccgacgtttgttgccgaccgtacgagactgccgacgttcgacgatgacaaggacgagctcgacgactttttacgccggtttgagcgcattgcatctgaccagaagtgggaagaggccacgtgggctagccgccttagcacctgcctGAAAGGACGTGctttgcagctctacaacgctttggatgacgacgaggcgagagactatcaggcactaaagaaggcgttactccagcgcttcaacctgactgcggaagcctacagacgacgtctgcgtaacagcaagagactgagcggcgagctgagccatcagtttgtggcacgccttaatctctacctgcggcgctgggtggagatggccgaaaaggactggaccgtcaacgaccttgccgacctcattgtcatggagcaactgatgtccagcctgcgacctgaggtggtgaccttcgtgcaggagcaccagccaaagactactcaggaggcagccgactggatcagagtacacgaggacgcccaagcgatctccggcaaatcttcaggctcacggccgggaaaatcgggaaattcgggttcttcaggacccaaggacgggaaggacgatcagggacacaagggatcaagttccagatctgacatccagtgttactactgcaacaagcggggccacgtgaagaaggactgccacaggagacaggctgaccagaagggcgtacactttgttggcagtgaggagctaagggacgtcacgagctcatgcacaattccacaactctgcgttccgtgctccaggaaacatttccagccccactgcaacgtctacgttaacggagtgaagggcgaaggtctgcgggacacaggggcggacatgatagtggttcgggcgagtctagttccagctatggcctacacaggagacagcatcagagtgagaatggccgaggcatctcacgcttacgacttgaacacggcagtgatcaaggtcgtaacaccgttgttcacggggaccattgtggccgtcgtcatggacgatcctccatgcgacctgctcatcggaaaccgggttcagtttgtggacggcgtcaccagggaggttcccgtttatcggtctcccgacgtcatttcagtgctcacgcgggcacaggcggagcgagaggacaaacctctcaaacccctacctgctgcacgagctgccctggggaacgtgacccccgcgcttctcgcgaaggctcaggcatctgatccgacattagcaactcctcgggagcacgcgaagtcggggaaggtgaagctgagcgggaagcatgggaggtcaaggttcctcagggacaagaagttgctctaccgggagttcagcaaccaagaaggtacattcaaacaggttgtcgtgcctcgcgagtttcgcgagggtgtcatggcaacggcacacgactcgattctgggaggtcatcttggcaccaagaagaccacggatcgtgtctggcgccacttttactggccaggcatctgcacggatgtccgacgtttctgcgcgtcctgcgataagtgccagaaggtggtggccaaaggaagggtgaggaaggtccccttggagaagatgccgctcatcgacgaaccctttcgtcgggtggcagtggacatcatcgggcccatcttgcctgcgtctgaggacggaaacagatacattttgaccatggtggactacgctactcgatacccagaggcgatccctctgaaatcgattgaagccacgcgagtagctgaggctctggttactatgtggtcccggctgggaattccatcagaggtactcaccgacagaggcacgcagttcacgggaggagtgatggcggaggcagcacgactgctatcactggagcagcacttcaccactccttaccatgctcagtgcaacggactggtggagaggttcaatggcaccttgaagaccatgctgaggaaactagctcaggagaaaccacgcacgtgggacaggtacatcccagcattgcttttcgcataccgcgaggttcctcaggagagcttgggcttttccccatttgagttgttgtacggcagacaggtacgcggtcccatggctatcctgcgtcaggcttggacggacgaagaagctgacgaggaggtgcagacgacagcgacctacatcgtagaactcaggaacaggattgaagagacctgcaaactggctcaagagaacctggggagagcagcacagcgttatacgcgaggattcgaccgcaaggcacggccgcgcagcttcaagattggagaacgggtgttgctacttcttcctgtcaaacacaacaagctacaactgcagtggcaaggaccttttgaggtgacagcgagggtgggccagaacgactacaggatcatgatgcacgggaaagcacgcctgtaccacgccaacctgctgcgcgcctacatagagaggacagcctacggggagaagaacaaagacaagaagacagagaaggttgcagttatcaggggtgaaacgaggggttgctcgttcttgaggacgacctttctgtctggaaacagaccatcaacctctgcaatatcttcaggttgcaaggttggcaaacgccagacttatgcgctgggcgttgattctccaaccgtaccaattcacggtacgcgtcattccgggcgccaacaatgttggagctga